Proteins from one Choloepus didactylus isolate mChoDid1 chromosome 4, mChoDid1.pri, whole genome shotgun sequence genomic window:
- the ZBTB1 gene encoding zinc finger and BTB domain-containing protein 1, which translates to MAKPSHSSYVLQQLNNQREWGFLCDCCIAIDDIYFQAHKAVLAACSSYFRMFFMNHQHSTAQLNLSNMKISAECFDLILQFMYLGKIMTAPSSFEQFKVAMNYLQLYNVPDCLEDIQDADCSSSKCSSSASSKQNSKMIFGVRMYEDTVARNGNEANRWCAEPSSTVNTPYNREPDEESLQLGNFPEPLFDVCKKSSLSKLSTPKERVSRRFGRSFTCDSCGFGFSCEKLLDEHVLTCTNRHSYQNTRAYHRIVDIRDGKDSNIKAEFGEKDSSKTFSAQTDKYRGDTSQAADDSASTTGSRKSGTVESEIASEEKSRAAERKRIIIKMEPEDIPTDELKDFNIIKVTDKDCNESTDNDELEDEPEEPFYRYYVEEDVSIKKSGRKTLKPRMSISTDERGGLENMRPPNNSSPVQEDAENASCELCGLTITEEDLSSHYLAKHIENICACGKCGQILVKGRQLQEHAQRCGEPQDLTMNGLGNAEEKMDMEENPDEQSEIRDMFVDMLDDFRDNHFQINNVQKKQLFKHSACPFRCPNCGQRFETENLVVEHMSSCLDQDMFKSAIMEENERDHRRKHFCNLCGKGFYQRCHLREHYTVHTKEKQFVCQTCGKQFLRERQLRLHNDMHKGMARYVCSICDQGNFRKHDHVRHMISHLSAGETICQVCFQIFPNNEQLEQHMDVHLYTCGICGAKFNLRKDMRSHYNAKHLKRT; encoded by the coding sequence ATGGCAAAGCCCAGCCACAGCAGCTACGTCCTTCAGCAGCTAAACAACCAAAGGGAATGGGGTTTTCTCTGTGACTGTTGTATTGCAATTGATGACATTTACTTTCAAGCACACAAAGCAGTTCTAGCTGCCTGTAGCTcctattttagaatgtttttcatGAACCATCAGCATAGTACTGCACAGCTGAATCTCAGCAACATGAAAATTAGTGCTGAGTGTTTTGATCTCATTTTGCAGTTTATGTACTTAGGAAAAATTATGACCGCTCCCTCTAGTTTTGAGCAGTTTAAAGTAGCAATGAACTACCTACAGCTGTACAATGTTCCAGACTGCTTAGAAGACATACAGGATGCAGACTGTTCTAGTTCAAAATGTTCATCTTCTGCTTCCAGCAAACAGAACAGTAAAATGATATTTGGGGTAAGAATGTATGAAGACACTGTGGCTAGAAATGGCAATGAAGCCAACAGGTGGTGTGCAGAGCCAAGTTCAACAGTAAATACACCATATAATAGAGAGCCTGACGAAGAGTCTTTGCAATTAGGTAATTTTCCTGAACCATTATTTGATGTATGCAAAAAAagttctctgtccaaattatctACTCCAAAAGAACGTGTGTCACGGCGTTTTGGACGGAGCTTTACCTGTGATAGCTGTGGATTTGGCTTTAGCTGTGAAAAATTATTAGATGAGCATGTGCTAACTTGTACTAACAGACATTCTTACCAAAACACAAGAGCCTATCACAGAATAGTAGATATTAGAGATGGGAAAGACAGTAACATCAAAGCTGAGTTTGGTGAAAAGGATTCTTCTAAGACATTTTCTGCACAAACGGACAAATACAGAGGAGACACAAGCCAGGCTGCTGATGATTCAGCTTCAACCACTGGAAGCAGAAAAAGTGGCACAGTGGAATCAGAAATAGCCAGTGAAGAGAAAAGCAGAGCTGCTGAGAGGAAAAGAATCATTATCAAGATGGAGCCAGAAGATATTCCTACAGATGAATTGAAAGACTTTAACATTATTAAAGTTACTGATAAAGACTGTAACGAATCCACTGACAATGATGAATTAGAAGACGAACCTGAAGAGCCATTTTATAGATACTATGTTGAAGAAGATGTCAGTATTAAAAAAAGTGGTAGGAAAACGCTAAAACCTCGGATGTCAATAAGTACTGATGAAAGAGGTGGTTTAGAAAATATGAGGCCCCCTAATAACAGTAGTCCAGTGCAAGAGGATGCTGAAAATGCATCCTGTGAACTGTGTGGACTCACAATAACTGAGGAGGATCTGTCATCTCATTATTTAGCCAAACACATTGAAAATATCTGTGCATGTGGTAAATGTGGACAAATCCTTGTCAAGGGCAGACAACTTCAGGAACATGCTCAGAGATGTGGAGAACCCCAAGATCTGACAATGAATGGGTTAGGAAATGCTGAGGAGAAAATGGACATGGAAGAGAATCCTGATGAGCAGTCTGAAATAAGAGATATGTTTGTTGATATGTTGGATGATTTTAGGGACAatcatttccagataaacaatgTCCAAAAAAAGCAGTTGTTTAAACATTCTGCCTGTCCATTTCGATGCCCTAATTGTGGCCAACGTTTTGAAACTGAAAACCTAGTGGTTGAACATATGTCCAGCTGCCTAGACCAAGATATGTTTAAGAGTGCCAtcatggaagaaaatgaaagagatcaCAGACGAAAGCATTTTTGTAACCTCTGTGGAAAAGGATTTTATCAGCGGTGTCACTTAAGAGAACACTATACTGTTCATACTAAGGAAAAACAGTTTGTTTGTCAGACATGTGGAAAGCAGTTTTTAAGAGAACGTCAATTGCGACTGCACAATGATATGCACAAAGGCATGGCCAGGTATGTCTGTTCCATTTGTGATCAAGGAAACTTCAGAAAACATGACCATGTACGGCATATGATTTCTCATTTATCTGCTGGTGAGACTATATGCCAGGTCTGCTTCCAGATATTCCCAAATAATGAACAGTTGGAGCAGCACATGGATGTTCATCTGTATACATGTGGAATATGTGGAGCAAAATTTAATTTGAGAAAAGATATGCGATCACACTATAATGCCAAGCATTTGAAAAGAACTTAA